The Rhodamnia argentea isolate NSW1041297 chromosome 7, ASM2092103v1, whole genome shotgun sequence genome contains the following window.
TTGAATTTCGTTTCAGTAGAAAAAACATGGTAAGATCATTCATCTGATTTTATTAGTAGGACAAGCACTAGCACTTCCTTCTGATATTTTATATGGCTCTTGTCTATTCAACTTGGGAAAATAACCACAGCATGGGCAGAACAGAGCATTTCATTATTGCCATTTCAATGAGTTGACTAATTACCATGGCAgaggaagcagaagaagaagaataataagAAGGTGGTGTTGGTTGAAAAGGACAGAGCATTCAGTGGTAAGAAAGAACACATTCTCCACCCATGTTTAATGGTCGGGGAAGCTTCAAATGAGTCCAAAAAATCTTCCTCGGTCCATTATTTGCACATGAACAGCCTGTTTGCTGCACAACCCGAGACCTCACGAgctctctgtgtgtgtgtgcatTAAAACTAATCAGTCGCCATTATCGTCTCCTCACATTCTTGATCCCGACATACCATCATCATATGCTTTAAGCAACGTCTTCTTCCCTTCCGAACTAAGCTTCAAACACACTCTGCTGATCACTCCCAGTCCTCTCGCCTCCACTTCTCAGTCCTCCTTCACTAGCTTCTTCACCAAAAACATCCAACCGTTATGGTAGAATCTGATTAAGCAGTGGGAGTTTTGAGAAAGTGCAGTtagcagcaaaaaaaaaaaaaaagggaacaaaaatgCAGATAAAGGGTCGGTTCTTTCAGCCGCTcctcttctgctgctgctgcattcTCTTCTCTTGTTCAGGTTCTGCCTCCACTGACGAAGCAGCCGCCCTGTTATCGATAAAAGCCAGCCTCACCGATCCGTCGAACAGTCTTCGAGATTGGGAATTGCCCAACAATTCGGCTGGCAACAGTGCAGTTTACTACTGTAACTGGACTGGTGTCCACTGCAACtggaatggagccgtggaaggaCTTGATCTGTCACGGATGAATCTGAGCGGGAACATCTCGGACAACATACAGAGACTTCAGAGTCTTTCCCTCCTCAACGTTTCTTGCAATAGCTTCTCTCTGTTCCCGGAGTCTGTGACGAATCTTTCATCACTGAAGATCATTGATATCAGCCAGAATTTCTTCATCACTAGCTTTCCGGCTGGTTTCGGAAGAATAGCTGGATTGACAATGGTCAATGCCTCGAGCAACAACTTCTCGGGATTGATTCCCGAGGATCTGGGCAATGCGAGCACATTGCAAAGCTTAGATCTCAGGGGGAACTTCTTTCAAGGGTCGATACCGAAGTCGTTCAAGAACCTGCAGAAGCTGAAGTTTCTTGGCCTTTCGGGGAACAATCTCACTGGCCAGATTCCAGGAGAGCTCGGCCAACTCACTTCTCTAGAGAGCATAATTCTTGGGTACAACGAATTCACCGGTGGAATCCCGGAAGAGTTCGGCAATCTCACGAATTTAAAATATCTCGATTTGGCAGTCGGGAATCTTGGCGGTCAGGTTCGTGCCGCGTTGGGGCAGCTTAAGCAGCTAGAAACTATGTTCTTGTACAACAACAATTTCGAAGGTAGTATCCCGCCGGAGATTGGAAGCATTGCATCATTGCAATTGCTTGATCTCTCGGACAACCTGTTATCGGGAGAAGTTCCAGCTGAAATTGCTCTACTGAAGAACTTAGAGCTCTTGAACCTCATGTGCAACAACTTGTCTGGGCCAGTGCCCCCGGGGATAGGTGGGTTGACACAATTGAAGGTTCTTGAGCTCTGGAACAATTCTCTGTCTGGTCCATTGCCGAGTGATCTTGGCAAGAACTCGCCCTTGCAGTGGCTGGACATCTCGTCCAACTCTTTCTCAGGCAAGATGCCAGAAAACTTGTGCAGCAGAGGGAATCTCACCAAACTCATCCTCTTCAACAATGCCCTGTCGGGTCCGATCCCAGTTAGCCTTTCGAGTTGCGCCTCCCTTGTTCGGGTTCGAATGCAGAACAATCTTCTTTCAGGGACAATTCCAGGAGGATTAGGAAAGCTAGAGAAGCTTCAAAGGTTGGAGCTGGCAAATAACAGTCTTACAGGTCAAGTACCTAACGACATCGCCTCTTCGACATCGCTTTCTTTCATTGATCTCTCCTGGAACAATTTCCATTCTTACTTACCCTCTACAATTCTCTCCCTCCCCAATCTCCAAAGCTTCATGGCCTCGCACAACTATTTCGAGGGAGAAATCCCAGACCAGTTCCAAGATTGCCCTTCACTTTCGGAGCTGGATCTCTCTTCAAACCAGTTATCTGGCACCATCCCTTCAAGCATCGCTTCCTGTGAAAGGTTGGTCAAGTTGAACCTGAGGAACAACCGATTAACTGGAGAGATCCCGACCGCCATCGCAATGATGCCCACTTTGGCAGTTTTAGATCTATCAAACAACTCTTTGACCGGCAGAATACCCAAGAATTTCGGGATGTCACCCGCCTTGGAAGTGTTGAATGTTTCCTACAACCAGTTAGAAGGTCCTGTTCCGGCAAATGGCTTGTTAAGGACCATAAATCCTGAAGATCTTGTGGGAAATGCCGGTCTATGTGGTGGGGTCCTCCCTCCTTGCTCAGGAAGTTTGGCATTGACTTCGAATCGAAGGAGCTCACACAAAAAGCACATCATTGCTGGATGGATCGTCGGTATCTCAACAGCTATGGCGATTGTCATAGCTCTTTTTGGCGCGAGAACTCTCTATAGAAGGTGGTACCTGTCAAAAGGAAGTTGctttgaggaaaagcttgaggCGGAGAGCGGAGAGTGGCCATGGCGACTATTGGCATTCCAAAGGCTCGGGTTCATGAGTACTGACATCCTAGCCAGCCTTAAGGAGTCAAACATCATCGGGGCCGGAGCCACTGGAACAGTTTACAAGGCCGAGATACCGAGGTCTAACATTGTTGTGGCAGTTAAAAAGCTCTGGAGATCGGGAACAGATATCGAAGAAGCAACTGACGATGATCTTGTTGGGGAAGTGAAACTCCTTGGGAGATTGAGGCACCGGAACATAGTACGTTTGCTCGGGTTTCTTCACAACAAGACCGATATGATGATCTTGTATGAGTTCATGCAAAATGGAAATCTTGGAGAAGCATTGCACGGGAAACAAGCAGCGAATCTACTCGTGGATTGGGTCTCAAGGTACAATATAGCGCTTGGTGTTGCCCAAGGGCTTGCTTATCTTCACCATGATTGCCGTCCGCCTATCATTCATCGAGATGTCAAGGCAACCAATATTTTGCTCGATGCGAACCTAGAAGCCAGAATTGCAGATTTCGGGTTGGCAAGAATGATGCTCCGGAAGAATGAAACAGTATCGGTAGTGGCAGGGTCCTATGGATACATTGCGCCTGGTGAGTTGATTATTAACCCCTTAATCTTCGATCGAATTGATCAAGTGTCCCGGTTAAAAATCATATTCCCCAACAAAAAAGCTACTAATCAATGCTAAAAGGTGATGAAAATATCACATATGCTCTTGACATTTCCTCTAGCTAACAATGCtgcaattttgtttttattcccTGACAGAGTACGGCTACACCATGAAGGTTGACGAAAAGATAGACATATACAGCTTCGGTGTCGTGCTGTTGGAGCTCATCACGGGCAAAACACCCCTAGATCCCGAGTTCGGAGAATGCGTTGACATTGTCGAGTGGATATGGAGGAAAATCAGGGACAACAGAGCTCTGGAAGAGGCTCTAGACCCCAATGTAGGAAACTGCAAGCATGTTCAGGAAGAGATGCTTCTGGTCCTCAGAATAGCGCTCCTCTGTACAGCAAAGCTACCGAGAGATAGGCCCTCCATGAGGGATGTCATAACAATGCTCGGAGAGGCAAAGCCTCGGAGGAAAAGCGGTAGCAATGGCGCCGCAATGTATGAAGCTGGCAAAGACAAGCCGGTTTTCAGCACGTCACCTGTAAATGGCCTTCTCTAGGGACTGAGTTCTGAGTATTTGAGTTCCTTTTGGCTAAtagtttcttcaatttttctctGTATGTAGAATTTCTTAATTGAATGCTTGTAGCTACTGGTTCCGATATCTGTAGAAGTCCCTGGTAGTACCTTTTCTGCAAATAAAACTTCATTTGCAGTATATGTCCATGTCCGGAATCATTGCAACAGTATATTTTTAGAGCATCaacttttgttcttattttgttttcttggtgAGATTCACCCAAAAAGCAAAGGCTATCAAGATGCTCGTATCAGTTTAAGAGGTTCTGATTGGTAATAGCATTGTAAAAAGAACACATTCTTAATTTCTGAGGAAAAACATTGCATGACATATAAAACATGTAGGCCAAGCTCATCTGGACCACTGATCTACATCATATAATTAATGTTAGAAACTTCTGCTAAAAATCCAGGTACATGTGAATCAGTTTTCAACCCGAAAACTAGACTACTGGCCTTTCACATGCCAAATCTCATGTCATTCATAATTCCAATTTGATGTGAATAATCACATCGCTACATTGTTAGTAATTCAAGTGGGCTCGATAAAAAAGACTCCTCATATGAAATCTCATTTCTTCGCGGAGGATATGAAGAATCAATAACAAAGAATAGTGTCCATCTATCTCTCTCAAACCGGAAGGAGAACCAACAAGAAGTTGCGAGAAGGATATGCATAGAGTACATATATCGGACATTCCATAGTTTGATTTAGCTGTACGGCGGACAACAGCAGTGACAAAAGTTGGGAAAGGGTCATGTCACatcaccaaaaatagaaaagggacACCAAGTGGAGCAGCcatgattttcaaaatgctCCATTTATCCAGTCTCTCATTTCCTCAACCGTATGGCTATGGGCAAGCTATACACACGTTCACTCAAAAGTTCGCAACCACGCTCTACAGGGACCTGGATAGCTTCAGAGCACCCAGCTTTAGGTTAGCACTCATTCTCAACAATGTTTTCAATATCATGATCATACAAAACCATGTACATGATCAAGTCTCGGAAAACTGACTATATAATTCAGTACTACCAAGTCCATTAGCCTCAGAAGTCCTCATAATTCGAAGCCTCTTCACAGAATTCAGGAACATCCTGATATAAAAGTAAAATTCCAGAATCAGATGGAAAGTATGGCATGCATAAAGAGAACTTAACAGAGAGCATATACTAGACATTAATTTGTCGAGCATTTTTCCCTTGTTCCTGAATACTTCTGTCACAACATTGCCCAGTCAGTGCTCTTATAATATCATGCACCAACCACTTTTGTCCACACAACCCCAAATATCATAGAAGAAAAGCCATAAAGGTATTAAAATAATGGTTCTCATCTTCTCTTAATCTATGAGGTGATGTGGAAAACAGAAGCTAATCCTGAGGTTGATTTGTCACTACTTTTGCTAGAACTTTGTCGGATTAATCAACATTTATGCACCATGAATCCCTTTctagatggagaaaggaaggaaGCAGCTGATATCGGCATCAAATTGGTTACGAAAACAACCGACAGCATCAGAACTACTGGTAAAAGTCTAAGTTTTGCATAACTGCAGGATAGCAAGTAAATTCCAGGCAAGTACCGTACGAACACTGGAGCCAGGAAAGTATCTATAGGTTATaaaactctctttcttttcttgtatgTATGTGGCACCAATCAATCCTCAATAATGCTTTGCCAAAGTACTAATAATCCAAACCAACTAGTCGTTTCTCAATTGTGCTTTGCGAAAGTACTCATAATGATGTGATAGGGGTAACGACTTAAAGACTACATTTACAGAATTAGCTCCAACAAACCACTTATTGGGAAGGCCACAACTTTCATGGTCAAAGAACTGTTCTTGACACAAATCTTAACATGCTAAGAGTTGCAATTTGCCGCAAAAGAGTATAGAAATGCAAGTTGTGCTTATCAATCATCCACTTATTTTACCCTAGATTAATTTGGGCACTCGATCTAATATGAAGAATCTGAGTAAGATGATAAATAATTCCTGACTACTTCTCTTTCCTAGGATTTAACCCGTTGACTCATATGAAGGCTTAAGCCCcttgcaaaagaaacaaaaattacaCGCACCAACATATGCCAGGTTAGTATGAAAATAAAGGTGCAAAAAAGAACGTAGGCATAGTGCCAACAAAATAAGATCAAAGTATctgcacaagaaaaaaaaagagagcaaaatcCAGAATTCTCTATGTTCAATCAACTTAATTTGTTCATAAAGCACTTCTGGCAATGTTTCCAACGTGGCATGGTCCCAGCAAGAGAGATTGAATATTTCCACTTGGGCTTCAAAGCTTAAAAATGTAAAATGCCACATGCTTAAATAAATTGGTGCAGGACTTGTATACAGTAACACACAATAAAACAATCACAATGAAAGTACCACC
Protein-coding sequences here:
- the LOC115752472 gene encoding MDIS1-interacting receptor like kinase 1; this translates as MQIKGRFFQPLLFCCCCILFSCSGSASTDEAAALLSIKASLTDPSNSLRDWELPNNSAGNSAVYYCNWTGVHCNWNGAVEGLDLSRMNLSGNISDNIQRLQSLSLLNVSCNSFSLFPESVTNLSSLKIIDISQNFFITSFPAGFGRIAGLTMVNASSNNFSGLIPEDLGNASTLQSLDLRGNFFQGSIPKSFKNLQKLKFLGLSGNNLTGQIPGELGQLTSLESIILGYNEFTGGIPEEFGNLTNLKYLDLAVGNLGGQVRAALGQLKQLETMFLYNNNFEGSIPPEIGSIASLQLLDLSDNLLSGEVPAEIALLKNLELLNLMCNNLSGPVPPGIGGLTQLKVLELWNNSLSGPLPSDLGKNSPLQWLDISSNSFSGKMPENLCSRGNLTKLILFNNALSGPIPVSLSSCASLVRVRMQNNLLSGTIPGGLGKLEKLQRLELANNSLTGQVPNDIASSTSLSFIDLSWNNFHSYLPSTILSLPNLQSFMASHNYFEGEIPDQFQDCPSLSELDLSSNQLSGTIPSSIASCERLVKLNLRNNRLTGEIPTAIAMMPTLAVLDLSNNSLTGRIPKNFGMSPALEVLNVSYNQLEGPVPANGLLRTINPEDLVGNAGLCGGVLPPCSGSLALTSNRRSSHKKHIIAGWIVGISTAMAIVIALFGARTLYRRWYLSKGSCFEEKLEAESGEWPWRLLAFQRLGFMSTDILASLKESNIIGAGATGTVYKAEIPRSNIVVAVKKLWRSGTDIEEATDDDLVGEVKLLGRLRHRNIVRLLGFLHNKTDMMILYEFMQNGNLGEALHGKQAANLLVDWVSRYNIALGVAQGLAYLHHDCRPPIIHRDVKATNILLDANLEARIADFGLARMMLRKNETVSVVAGSYGYIAPEYGYTMKVDEKIDIYSFGVVLLELITGKTPLDPEFGECVDIVEWIWRKIRDNRALEEALDPNVGNCKHVQEEMLLVLRIALLCTAKLPRDRPSMRDVITMLGEAKPRRKSGSNGAAMYEAGKDKPVFSTSPVNGLL